The following coding sequences are from one Salmo trutta chromosome 36, fSalTru1.1, whole genome shotgun sequence window:
- the LOC115175572 gene encoding TBC1 domain family member 20-like, which translates to MGMEILRGEHESWKKLKLVEILQALNSDPVDIETLRRAVVSEGGLLTEEIRREGMRVDERHVLQEQLIDSILVVLQKNPALHYYQGYHDIVVTFLLVVGECMAIAMVETLSNHHLRDFMDPTMDSTKHILNYLMPILEHVDPERHDFMLGAEVGTIFALSWLITWYGHVLSEFHHVLRLYDFFLASHPLMAVYFAAVIVLHREKEVKQTECDMAMVYHILSQIPQDLPYEELITVLQLNPVL; encoded by the exons GAGAGCACGAGTCGTGGAAGAAGCTGAAGCTGGTGGAGATCCTCCAGGCCCTGAACAGTGACCCGGTGGACATTGAGACCCTGCGGAGGGCGGTCGTCAGCGAGGGAGGCCTCCTAACAGAGGAGATCAGGAGGGaag gCATGCGTGTGGACGAGAGGCACGTATTACAGGAACAGCTGATTGATAGCATCCTGGTTGTCCTACAGAAGAACCCTGCGTTGCACTACTACCAGGGTTACCATGACATCGTGGTCACCTTCCTACTGGTGGTAGGGGAGTGCATGGCCATCGCCATGGTGGAGACCCTCTCTAACCACCACCTCAG GGATTTCATGGATCCTACTATGGACAGCACCAAGCACATACTGAACTACCTGATGCCAATACTGGAGCATGTTGATCCAGAACGACATGATTTTATGCTCGG GGCCGAGGTGGGAACCATCTTTGCTCTGAGCTGGCTCATCACATGGTACGGCCACGTCCTGTCTGAGTTCCATCATGTTCTCAGGCTCTATGACTTCTTCCTGGCTTCACACCCACTCATGGCCGTCTACTTCGCTGCCGTG ATCGTCCTGCACAGGGAGAAAGAGGTGAAGCAAACCGAGTGTGACATGGCCATGGTGTACCACATCCTGTCCCAGATCCCCCAGGACCTGCCCTACGAGGAGCTCATCACTGTGCTTCAACTCAATCCAGTGTTGTGA